In a single window of the Pseudogemmatithrix spongiicola genome:
- a CDS encoding BamA/TamA family outer membrane protein → MRRLLLGAVRLLCALGMALPLAAQEKKAAVLPFIGSAPETGLQLGVAYLRTWQPEDTLGTRPSSRMGNIVFTQKDQFRAFIESDKWTAGNAKRRQWGAIVALYPLPFYGYSVDAQGPRQTIDNRSAEFWVTASRKGRTAVWNSLGARLVLNTTPEQDLGWCTGGDSTFVVDCAPAPAIRHTTLLVTAARTRDTRDFLFAPTTGRFIDLSLTGMSTRERDRPDSDLYFRFRADARGYRTRGRHTIAVQGLLINADPYAPLDQQVVMGSNTMLRGYEMGRLRADFLLGAQAEWRYATPLLRERLGFALFGGGAQLDSEFDFDEGGTFFPSVGGGIRFRLDARTRSAVRIDFGVGRKGNSGLYVAFNEAF, encoded by the coding sequence ATGCGACGACTCTTGCTGGGCGCAGTCCGACTCCTCTGCGCCCTTGGGATGGCGCTGCCGCTCGCGGCCCAGGAGAAGAAGGCCGCGGTGCTGCCGTTCATCGGCAGCGCGCCGGAGACCGGCCTGCAACTCGGGGTGGCGTACCTGCGCACCTGGCAGCCGGAGGATACGCTCGGCACGCGGCCCAGCAGTCGGATGGGCAACATCGTGTTCACGCAGAAGGACCAGTTCCGCGCGTTCATCGAGTCGGACAAGTGGACGGCGGGGAACGCCAAACGGCGGCAGTGGGGAGCGATCGTCGCGCTGTATCCCCTGCCGTTCTACGGCTACTCGGTGGACGCTCAGGGGCCGCGGCAGACGATCGACAACCGCAGCGCCGAGTTCTGGGTGACGGCGAGTCGCAAGGGACGTACGGCGGTGTGGAATAGCCTCGGGGCGCGGCTGGTGCTCAATACGACGCCGGAACAGGATCTCGGCTGGTGCACGGGCGGCGATTCTACGTTTGTCGTGGATTGCGCCCCTGCGCCGGCCATACGGCACACGACGCTGCTCGTGACTGCTGCGCGCACGCGCGATACTCGCGATTTCCTGTTCGCACCGACGACGGGACGGTTCATTGACCTATCGCTGACCGGCATGAGCACGCGAGAGCGCGACCGTCCGGACAGCGACCTCTATTTCCGCTTCCGGGCCGATGCCCGTGGCTACCGCACGCGCGGTCGCCACACGATCGCGGTGCAAGGCTTGCTCATCAACGCAGATCCGTATGCGCCGCTCGATCAGCAAGTCGTGATGGGCAGCAACACCATGCTTCGTGGCTACGAGATGGGGCGGCTGCGCGCCGACTTCCTGCTCGGCGCGCAGGCGGAGTGGCGGTATGCGACGCCGCTGCTGCGCGAGCGGCTCGGGTTCGCGCTGTTTGGCGGTGGGGCGCAGCTCGACAGCGAGTTCGACTTCGATGAAGGCGGCACGTTCTTCCCGAGCGTGGGCGGCGGCATCCGGTTCCGCCTCGATGCGCGCACGCGGTCGGCGGTGCGCATCGACTTCGGGGTCGGGCGGAAGGGCAACTCGGGGTTGTACGTGGCGTTCAACGAGGCGTTTTGA
- a CDS encoding phosphotransferase family protein: MAESVPVRAGEELPLDALNAWLAAEAPTVGRVTGVEQFPGGFSNLTYLLKTTNGECVLRRPPKGIAAGSAHDMGREARILSVCELRGIPAPRVIAGCDDPSVIGVPFYVMERVRGVILRGSKAPPGYDAAAFAQLGERFLDTLIAIHGATPSDPVIGGLGRPMGYVSRQIDGWTERWQKSRTDDVASIEQLASWLAEHQPSESGACLIHNDFKYDNLVLDAKQPGKIVAVLDWEMATLGDPLLDVGTSLAYWIEAGDHPAFKSLGLGITALPGNLTRSELWERYLKKSGRMQRPATWYHAFGVFKVAVIAQQIYARYRKGLTKDERFAGLGDVVQLLGEFGGSVVSRG; encoded by the coding sequence ATGGCTGAGTCCGTGCCCGTGCGCGCCGGCGAGGAACTTCCGCTCGATGCGTTGAACGCATGGCTAGCCGCTGAGGCGCCGACGGTCGGGCGCGTCACAGGCGTAGAACAGTTTCCCGGCGGGTTCTCGAATCTCACCTACCTGCTGAAGACTACGAACGGAGAGTGCGTGCTGCGGCGCCCGCCTAAGGGAATCGCGGCGGGCTCGGCGCACGACATGGGCCGCGAGGCGCGCATTCTCTCGGTGTGCGAGCTACGGGGAATTCCCGCGCCACGCGTGATTGCCGGCTGCGACGATCCGTCGGTGATCGGCGTGCCGTTCTACGTGATGGAGCGCGTGCGCGGCGTGATCCTGCGCGGGTCGAAGGCGCCGCCGGGCTACGATGCGGCTGCCTTCGCGCAGCTCGGCGAGCGCTTCCTCGACACGCTCATCGCGATCCACGGCGCGACGCCGTCAGATCCGGTAATCGGTGGACTCGGTCGGCCGATGGGCTACGTGTCGCGACAGATCGACGGCTGGACGGAGCGCTGGCAGAAATCGCGCACGGATGACGTGGCGAGCATCGAGCAGTTGGCGAGTTGGCTTGCCGAGCATCAGCCGAGCGAGAGCGGGGCCTGTCTCATCCACAACGACTTCAAGTACGACAACCTCGTGCTCGATGCCAAGCAGCCCGGGAAGATCGTTGCCGTGCTGGATTGGGAGATGGCGACGCTGGGCGATCCGCTGCTCGATGTCGGCACCTCACTCGCGTATTGGATCGAGGCCGGCGACCATCCCGCGTTCAAGTCACTCGGGCTCGGCATCACCGCGTTGCCCGGCAACCTCACGCGCAGCGAGCTCTGGGAGCGCTATCTCAAGAAGAGCGGGCGCATGCAACGGCCGGCCACGTGGTATCACGCCTTCGGCGTGTTCAAGGTCGCGGTGATCGCGCAGCAGATCTACGCGCGCTACCGGAAGGGGCTCACCAAGGACGAGCGCTTCGCCGGCTTGGGTGACGTCGTGCAGCTGCTCGGCGAGTTCGGCGGGAGTGTCGTCAGCCGCGGGTAA
- a CDS encoding acyl-CoA dehydrogenase family protein, with the protein MPLPSQYRTFLETHAHPLEREFLSKPFRDLVPQLAKLREQAKREHLWAPHLPKSHGGLGLSLPEFAEISAVLGESPIGHYLFNCNAPDIGNQELLLTHGSAEQKAKWFEPLARGEIRSCFAMTEPEFAGSNPVWMDTRAVREGGEYVITGHKWFTSSADGAAFTIVMAVTDPDAPPHKRASQIIVPMDAPGVVFVRNIPVMGEQGSDYASHAELRFEGVRVPVTNRIGDEGAGFALAQERLGPGRIHHCMRWLGISERAFRMMVQRAATREIAPGEVLGQQQAVQHWIAECRAEIDAAKLLVLDVASRIERDGAHAARDGISLIKFHVAGVLQRVLDRAIQVHGALGMTDDTPLAYWYRHERGARIYDGPDEVHKSAVAKRILGAAGMKRHG; encoded by the coding sequence ATGCCTCTCCCCTCCCAGTACCGCACCTTCCTCGAAACTCACGCTCATCCCCTTGAGCGCGAGTTCTTGAGCAAGCCCTTCCGCGACCTCGTCCCGCAGCTCGCCAAGCTCCGCGAGCAAGCGAAGCGCGAGCACCTCTGGGCCCCTCATCTCCCCAAGTCTCACGGCGGCCTCGGCCTCTCCCTCCCCGAGTTCGCCGAAATCAGCGCGGTACTCGGCGAAAGCCCCATCGGCCATTACCTGTTCAACTGCAACGCCCCCGATATCGGCAACCAGGAGCTGCTGCTGACGCACGGCAGCGCTGAGCAGAAGGCGAAGTGGTTCGAACCGCTGGCCCGCGGCGAGATCCGCAGCTGCTTCGCGATGACCGAGCCGGAGTTTGCCGGTTCGAATCCCGTGTGGATGGACACCCGGGCGGTGCGCGAGGGAGGCGAGTACGTAATCACGGGCCACAAGTGGTTCACATCGAGCGCCGACGGCGCGGCATTCACGATCGTCATGGCCGTGACCGACCCTGACGCCCCGCCGCACAAGCGCGCGAGCCAGATCATCGTGCCCATGGATGCGCCGGGCGTGGTGTTCGTGCGCAACATCCCCGTGATGGGCGAGCAAGGCAGCGATTATGCGAGCCACGCGGAGCTGCGCTTCGAGGGCGTGCGCGTGCCGGTCACGAACCGCATCGGCGATGAAGGCGCAGGCTTCGCGCTGGCGCAGGAACGCTTGGGGCCCGGTCGCATCCATCACTGTATGCGCTGGTTGGGCATCAGCGAGCGGGCGTTCCGCATGATGGTGCAGCGCGCCGCGACGCGGGAGATCGCGCCGGGCGAGGTGCTGGGGCAGCAGCAGGCGGTGCAGCACTGGATCGCCGAGTGTCGGGCGGAGATCGATGCGGCCAAGCTCTTGGTACTCGATGTCGCGTCCCGCATCGAGCGCGACGGCGCCCACGCGGCGCGAGATGGCATCTCGCTCATCAAGTTCCACGTAGCCGGTGTGCTGCAGCGCGTGCTCGACCGCGCCATCCAGGTGCACGGCGCGCTTGGCATGACCGACGACACACCGTTGGCTTACTGGTACCGGCATGAGCGTGGCGCGCGGATCTACGACGGACCGGATGAAGTCCACAAGAGCGCCGTGGCGAAGCGCATCCTCGGCGCCGCGGGGATGAAGCGTCATGGCTGA
- a CDS encoding SDR family oxidoreductase: MSFSTDLLKGKTALITGGGTGLGRAMGERFLELGATVIICGRRQQVLDDAAREMMAACGGRVIAIPCDVRDPAAVDALMEHAWAECGGIDILVNNAAGNIASPTERLSHRAVDAVLGIVLHGSFYCTLAAGKRWLAEGRKGKVLSIVTTYAEGGSAYVVPSAAAKAGVLAMTRSLAVEWGPRGIICNAIAPGPFPTKGAWDRLLPDPSLLGEAIDRIPLRRPGELIELANLAAFLVSDLSDYINGECIAIDGGEKLKGGGQFSWMGSLSKEQWEALEQTARGTTARDKKQM, encoded by the coding sequence ATGTCATTCTCCACCGATCTCCTCAAAGGCAAGACGGCGCTCATCACGGGCGGCGGCACCGGACTCGGCCGCGCCATGGGCGAGCGTTTCCTCGAGCTCGGCGCCACGGTCATCATCTGCGGCCGCCGGCAGCAGGTGCTCGACGACGCCGCGCGGGAGATGATGGCAGCGTGTGGCGGCAGAGTGATCGCCATTCCATGTGATGTGCGCGATCCCGCCGCCGTGGATGCGCTGATGGAGCACGCCTGGGCCGAATGCGGCGGCATTGATATCCTGGTCAACAACGCCGCTGGCAACATCGCCTCCCCCACCGAGCGTCTCTCGCACCGCGCGGTGGACGCCGTGCTCGGCATCGTGCTGCACGGGTCGTTCTACTGCACGCTCGCGGCCGGCAAGCGTTGGCTGGCCGAGGGCCGCAAGGGCAAGGTGCTGAGCATCGTGACCACGTACGCCGAAGGCGGCAGCGCGTACGTGGTGCCGAGCGCCGCGGCAAAGGCCGGCGTGCTGGCGATGACGCGTTCGCTGGCCGTGGAGTGGGGCCCACGCGGCATCATCTGCAATGCCATCGCCCCCGGCCCCTTCCCCACGAAAGGCGCCTGGGACCGCCTCCTCCCCGACCCCTCGCTGCTCGGCGAGGCGATCGACCGCATCCCGCTCCGGCGCCCCGGCGAGCTGATCGAACTCGCCAACCTCGCCGCGTTCCTGGTCAGCGACCTCAGCGACTACATCAACGGCGAATGCATCGCCATCGACGGTGGCGAGAAGCTGAAGGGCGGCGGCCAGTTCAGCTGGATGGGCTCCCTGAGCAAGGAACAGTGGGAAGCCTTGGAACAGACCGCCCGCGGCACTACCGCAAGAGACAAGAAGCAGATGTAA
- a CDS encoding S9 family peptidase — protein MRVVVLLALLTSAVNAQSLPLRQSQLDFSARDENYRVPLDSTVNARWLGGGVSAPRWSPDGQWLYFQYALTPSPAMEGMQPDDPWWRVSRDARRVEQVTREAALEIPAQMRHTRNGQRAVWFHRGALQYWKRGAITRTLLQRVEAITPQWTPDERAVRWLEDNNLWEIDPETGSLVQLTRALQQRDSSRTDRQRAELVRQQLDIFDFTEARKAARDSMYRRQVAERWPQPITVPYKEGETISFLQVPAGGRYATFLITPRVQTTQTTFSDYVNDSGIVVQRTSRPKVGAPVPVRRAMIVVHNPTATPDSVKAIAVESDTAKFGGKRVTATSALWNGAGTRFVVEFQSLDHKDRWFVLVNPADGKHERILHHIHDDAWFGGAGQAMGWLNASWAEFLPDGETLAITSEETGWAHLYLVKMDGTKQALTSGEWEIRNITRSNDGNSWWIMAGVEHPNELHLYELPLRGGMLTRINPPGEGEAQPTPSPDGTVLAYRWSTPTELQDLYLMPRRAGAPATRITRSGTDAFYRIAWPQSEFIQFPDDRGKPVFARVYKPLTTVATRPAVMEIHGAGYAQGVHKTFSNSSAHGGSLTAQYLAARGVTYMVLDYRGSAGYGRDMRTDIYRSMGDRDVKSAIAAIPVLEQRYNVNRQKIGLFGCSYGGFFTLMALFQHPGAFQGGVAQCSVTDWAHYNHGYTARILNGAPVDDTTAYKVSSPIYHAEGLRDRLILQHGLVDGNVQYQDAARLVQRMMELGKDFEFVTYPIDAHGWTSRWARLDSQRRMMRLWDDVLLK, from the coding sequence ATGCGCGTCGTAGTCCTGCTTGCACTGCTGACCTCAGCAGTAAATGCCCAGTCTCTCCCGCTCCGACAGAGCCAGCTCGACTTCTCAGCCCGCGACGAGAACTATCGCGTGCCGCTGGACTCAACCGTCAACGCGAGGTGGCTAGGCGGCGGAGTCTCCGCCCCCCGCTGGAGCCCCGACGGCCAGTGGCTGTACTTCCAGTACGCGCTCACGCCCTCGCCGGCGATGGAGGGCATGCAGCCCGACGATCCCTGGTGGCGCGTCTCGCGCGATGCGCGGCGCGTGGAGCAGGTGACGCGCGAGGCGGCGCTGGAGATTCCCGCCCAGATGCGCCACACGCGCAACGGACAGCGCGCGGTGTGGTTCCACCGCGGCGCGCTGCAGTACTGGAAGCGCGGCGCCATCACTCGCACGCTGCTGCAGCGCGTTGAGGCCATCACCCCGCAGTGGACGCCGGACGAACGCGCGGTGCGTTGGCTCGAGGACAACAACCTCTGGGAGATCGATCCGGAAACCGGCTCGCTGGTGCAGCTCACTCGCGCCCTGCAGCAGCGCGATTCCTCGCGCACCGACCGGCAGCGCGCGGAGCTCGTGCGGCAGCAGCTCGACATCTTCGACTTCACCGAGGCGCGCAAGGCAGCGCGCGACTCGATGTACCGCCGCCAAGTCGCGGAGCGCTGGCCGCAGCCGATTACGGTGCCATATAAGGAAGGCGAGACGATCTCCTTCCTGCAGGTGCCGGCCGGCGGACGTTACGCCACGTTCCTCATCACGCCGCGCGTGCAGACCACGCAGACGACGTTCTCCGACTACGTAAACGATTCAGGCATCGTGGTGCAGCGCACTTCGCGCCCGAAGGTCGGCGCACCGGTGCCCGTGCGCCGCGCGATGATCGTGGTGCACAATCCCACGGCCACGCCGGACTCCGTGAAGGCGATCGCCGTCGAGTCCGACACGGCGAAGTTCGGCGGCAAGCGTGTCACCGCCACCTCGGCGCTGTGGAACGGCGCCGGCACGCGCTTCGTGGTAGAGTTCCAGTCGCTGGATCACAAGGATCGCTGGTTCGTGCTCGTGAACCCTGCCGATGGCAAACACGAGCGCATCCTGCACCACATCCATGACGACGCATGGTTCGGCGGCGCCGGCCAGGCCATGGGCTGGCTGAACGCGAGCTGGGCCGAGTTCCTGCCGGACGGCGAGACGTTGGCGATCACCAGCGAGGAGACGGGATGGGCGCATCTCTACCTCGTGAAGATGGACGGCACGAAGCAGGCGCTGACCAGCGGCGAGTGGGAGATCCGCAACATCACGCGCAGCAACGACGGCAACAGCTGGTGGATCATGGCTGGCGTCGAGCATCCCAACGAACTGCATCTCTACGAGCTGCCCCTGCGCGGCGGCATGCTGACGCGCATCAATCCGCCGGGTGAAGGGGAGGCACAGCCGACGCCGTCACCCGACGGCACCGTGCTGGCGTATCGCTGGTCTACCCCGACGGAGTTGCAGGACCTCTACCTCATGCCGCGCCGCGCCGGCGCGCCTGCCACGCGCATCACGCGTTCGGGTACGGACGCCTTCTATAGGATTGCCTGGCCGCAGAGCGAGTTCATCCAGTTCCCCGACGACCGCGGCAAGCCGGTGTTCGCGCGCGTGTACAAGCCGCTCACCACGGTCGCCACTCGGCCGGCCGTGATGGAGATCCACGGCGCTGGCTACGCGCAGGGCGTGCACAAGACGTTCAGCAACTCCAGCGCTCACGGCGGCTCGCTCACCGCCCAGTACCTCGCCGCGCGCGGCGTCACCTACATGGTGCTCGACTACCGTGGCTCGGCGGGCTACGGCCGCGATATGCGCACCGACATCTACCGCTCGATGGGCGACCGAGACGTGAAGTCGGCGATTGCGGCGATTCCCGTGCTCGAGCAGCGCTACAACGTGAACCGCCAGAAGATCGGGCTGTTCGGCTGCTCCTACGGCGGCTTCTTCACGCTGATGGCGCTGTTCCAGCATCCGGGCGCTTTCCAGGGCGGCGTGGCGCAGTGCTCCGTGACCGACTGGGCGCACTACAACCACGGCTACACGGCGCGCATCCTCAACGGTGCTCCCGTCGACGACACCACGGCCTATAAGGTCAGCTCCCCCATCTACCACGCCGAGGGCCTGCGCGATCGCCTGATCCTCCAGCACGGCCTGGTGGACGGGAACGTGCAGTACCAGGACGCTGCGCGACTGGTACAGCGCATGATGGAGCTCGGCAAGGACTTCGAGTTCGTCACGTATCCCATCGATGCGCACGGCTGGACATCGCGCTGGGCACGCCTGGACTCGCAGCGGCGCATGATGCGGCTGTGGGACGACGTGCTGCTGAAGTAA
- a CDS encoding amidohydrolase family protein: protein MRPTRPLRVLLALGLAAGTLAPALLEAQAGSAPARHNVRSRSLAIRNATIVDGNGTPARGPADILIVNDTIAQIVWLDPVALRAGRARRPQAESEIDATGKFVLPGLINAHAHLQHERAAYPQPYEYTLKLWLASGITSFREVGTDSNPGLLAVRAAERAGTIVSPRAFAYLRFGGARTPEQARERVRGLKTLGADGIKITGLDRDILMAMLDEAKKQGLRVAHHVGVEETNVWDDIAGGTTTIEHWYGIPDAAIRSKRQNFPSDYNYNDETDRFRWAGRLWREADPALLDTVLMSMVKANVGWVPTLDIYEASRDLQRAQTQPWFRDYLHPALEEYFKPDPANHGSYFIGWSSTDETFWKENYQIWFRALRRFEELGGTIGCGDDAGFIYQLYGFGLIREMELHQEAGFHPLKVIQHCTGNAARLLGEENRLGRVRAGFKADLIVVDGNPLEDFKVLYPGGTTRIVNGESQPTLGVEWTIKGGMPYHGPTLMREVKAIVDEARARRGAR, encoded by the coding sequence GTGCGTCCCACCCGCCCGCTCCGCGTTTTGCTCGCGCTCGGCCTCGCTGCCGGCACCCTCGCCCCGGCACTTCTCGAGGCCCAAGCCGGCAGCGCCCCCGCCCGCCACAACGTCCGCAGCCGATCGCTCGCGATCCGCAACGCGACGATCGTCGACGGCAACGGCACCCCCGCCCGCGGCCCGGCCGACATCCTCATCGTCAACGACACGATCGCCCAGATCGTCTGGCTCGACCCGGTCGCCCTGCGCGCCGGTCGCGCGCGCCGCCCGCAAGCCGAGTCGGAGATCGACGCCACGGGCAAGTTCGTGCTCCCCGGCCTCATCAACGCCCATGCGCACCTGCAGCACGAGCGCGCGGCGTACCCGCAACCATATGAATACACGTTGAAGCTGTGGCTGGCTTCTGGCATCACCAGCTTCCGCGAAGTCGGCACCGACTCCAATCCTGGCCTGCTCGCCGTGCGCGCCGCCGAGCGTGCGGGCACCATCGTGTCACCGCGGGCATTCGCCTACCTGCGCTTCGGCGGTGCCCGCACACCCGAACAAGCCCGCGAACGCGTGCGCGGCCTCAAGACCCTCGGCGCCGACGGCATCAAGATCACCGGCCTCGACCGCGACATCCTGATGGCCATGCTCGACGAGGCCAAGAAGCAGGGCCTGCGCGTGGCCCATCACGTGGGCGTCGAAGAGACCAACGTGTGGGACGACATCGCCGGCGGCACGACGACGATCGAGCACTGGTACGGCATCCCCGACGCGGCCATCCGCAGCAAGCGGCAGAACTTCCCCTCCGACTACAACTACAACGACGAGACCGACCGCTTCCGCTGGGCCGGCCGTCTCTGGCGCGAAGCCGACCCTGCCCTGCTCGACACCGTGTTGATGTCGATGGTGAAGGCCAACGTGGGCTGGGTGCCGACGCTCGACATCTACGAAGCCTCGCGCGACCTACAGCGCGCGCAGACGCAGCCCTGGTTCCGCGACTACTTGCACCCGGCGCTCGAGGAGTACTTCAAGCCCGATCCCGCCAACCACGGTTCGTACTTCATCGGCTGGAGCAGCACCGACGAGACCTTCTGGAAGGAGAACTACCAGATCTGGTTCCGCGCGCTGCGCCGCTTCGAAGAACTCGGCGGCACCATCGGCTGCGGCGACGACGCGGGCTTCATCTACCAGCTCTACGGCTTCGGCCTCATCCGCGAGATGGAGCTACATCAGGAAGCCGGCTTCCACCCGCTCAAGGTCATCCAGCACTGCACTGGCAACGCCGCCCGCCTGCTCGGCGAGGAGAACCGCCTGGGCCGCGTGCGCGCCGGCTTCAAGGCGGACTTGATCGTTGTCGATGGCAATCCGCTCGAGGACTTCAAGGTGCTCTACCCCGGCGGCACCACACGCATCGTCAACGGCGAATCGCAGCCGACGCTCGGCGTCGAGTGGACCATCAAGGGCGGGATGCCGTACCACGGGCCTACACTCATGAGAGAAGTGAAGGCGATCGTGGATGAGGCGCGGGCGAGACGCGGGGCACGGTAG
- a CDS encoding helix-turn-helix domain-containing protein, whose product MPRHHLKYYDNVWEAGGYPPAEAANMQMRSRLMMALEDIIEERGLTQKDAAALFGVSQPRVSDLARGQIEKFSLDALVKMLHQAGYTVSLTLKAAA is encoded by the coding sequence ATGCCTCGTCATCACTTGAAATACTACGACAACGTCTGGGAAGCCGGCGGCTACCCGCCCGCCGAAGCGGCGAACATGCAAATGCGCAGCCGCCTGATGATGGCCCTAGAAGACATCATCGAAGAGCGCGGACTGACCCAGAAGGACGCCGCCGCCCTGTTCGGTGTGTCCCAGCCGCGCGTCAGCGACCTGGCCCGGGGGCAGATCGAGAAGTTCAGTCTCGACGCGCTGGTCAAGATGCTGCATCAAGCGGGCTACACAGTCTCCCTGACCCTCAAGGCCGCGGCATAG
- a CDS encoding HigA family addiction module antitoxin, translating to MGMPRKSRSQTITESAKQTSRLVHRRLPTHRPPTHPGEMLEEEFLKPLRISQSAFAARLGVSFVRLHEIVRKKRGVSADTALRLAQVTGMSADFWLGLQSDWDLWHALRSPQGRQITKLEPIRRPA from the coding sequence ATGGGAATGCCGCGCAAGTCGAGATCACAGACTATCACTGAGTCCGCCAAGCAGACGTCGCGGCTGGTGCATCGTCGACTACCGACCCACCGGCCTCCGACGCACCCCGGAGAGATGCTAGAGGAGGAGTTTCTCAAGCCCCTCCGCATTTCCCAGTCGGCATTTGCCGCGAGACTGGGCGTCTCGTTCGTTCGACTGCACGAAATTGTGCGGAAGAAGCGCGGAGTGTCCGCTGACACTGCTCTTCGACTGGCCCAGGTTACGGGAATGAGCGCCGACTTCTGGCTGGGCCTTCAGTCTGACTGGGACCTCTGGCACGCGTTGCGCTCGCCGCAGGGGCGGCAAATCACCAAGCTAGAACCGATCCGGCGTCCAGCATGA
- a CDS encoding type II toxin-antitoxin system RelE/ParE family toxin: MGGVISRLVIYSFADVGTEDVLNGRNTAAARRACPQQLWNVAQRKLDQLRRVRRLDELRQPPGNRLEPLQGDRFGQYSIRINRQYRICFRWEDGNAAQVEITDYH, translated from the coding sequence ATGGGTGGCGTTATATCGCGACTCGTGATATACTCCTTCGCAGATGTCGGCACCGAGGATGTCCTCAACGGCAGGAATACGGCGGCCGCACGGCGCGCGTGCCCGCAGCAGCTGTGGAACGTCGCTCAGCGCAAGCTGGACCAGTTGCGGCGAGTGCGCCGGCTAGACGAGTTGCGACAGCCACCGGGCAATCGACTCGAACCGCTTCAGGGCGATCGGTTCGGTCAGTACAGTATCCGAATCAATCGTCAGTATCGTATCTGCTTCCGATGGGAGGATGGGAATGCCGCGCAAGTCGAGATCACAGACTATCACTGA
- a CDS encoding YceI family protein: MIWNLDTTHANVDFSVKHMAISTVRGSFNLFSASGETDDATGLPTKLSMEIDATSVNTNNEQRDGHLKSPDFFDVTNFPKISFTATKITGTPSELTIVGDLTIRGVTKSVTLTGELSSPMKDPWGLQRCSIEVSGKIKRSEFGLTWNQALEMGGVLVSDDVKLTVSAQAVAAVEVAA; this comes from the coding sequence ATGATCTGGAACCTGGATACCACTCACGCCAATGTCGACTTCTCCGTGAAGCACATGGCGATCTCCACCGTCCGCGGCTCGTTCAACCTCTTCTCCGCCTCCGGCGAGACCGACGACGCCACCGGCCTGCCGACCAAGCTCTCGATGGAAATCGACGCCACCAGCGTCAACACCAACAACGAGCAGCGCGACGGCCACCTGAAGTCCCCGGACTTCTTCGACGTCACCAACTTCCCGAAGATCTCCTTCACCGCCACGAAGATCACCGGCACGCCGAGCGAGCTGACGATCGTCGGCGACCTCACGATCCGCGGCGTCACCAAGAGCGTCACGCTCACCGGTGAGCTCTCCTCGCCGATGAAGGATCCGTGGGGCCTGCAGCGCTGCTCGATCGAAGTCTCGGGCAAGATCAAGCGCTCCGAGTTCGGCCTCACCTGGAACCAGGCCCTCGAGATGGGCGGCGTGCTGGTCTCCGACGACGTGAAGCTCACCGTCTCGGCGCAGGCCGTGGCGGCGGTTGAGGTGGCGGCGTAA
- a CDS encoding VOC family protein: MARTAPTTLGFHHITLVASDARRTLAFYHTVLGLQLVKQTVNFDDPSSYHLYFGNAEGAPGTLVTFFEWPQAPRGRFGVGGVHHLAFSTPTYESLLKWKRRLQDLGLPVSGPMPRGYFNSLYFRDPDGQVLEIATAGPGYDIDEPIAELGQHVLGQQPHQLPGTRDEAMIARTTHPEPVPTITPDMALTGLHHITGMTDDIQRTSDFYEEALGLRLVKKTINQDDPDTPHWFWANYDGSRVLPGSSWTLFGWNPRSPHARNGIGQTHHVAFRAKDDEQQLAWREHLMTIGLQVSPVMDRQYFKSIYFQAPDGQLLEIATDGPGFAVDEPKGALGEELKLPAWLEAEREEIAAALGPLK, translated from the coding sequence ATGGCCCGCACCGCTCCCACCACACTCGGCTTCCACCACATCACGCTCGTCGCATCCGACGCGCGCCGCACCCTCGCGTTCTACCACACGGTGCTCGGGCTGCAGCTGGTGAAGCAGACGGTCAACTTCGACGACCCGTCGTCGTACCACCTCTACTTCGGCAACGCCGAGGGCGCGCCGGGCACGCTGGTCACCTTCTTCGAATGGCCGCAGGCCCCGCGCGGACGCTTCGGCGTCGGCGGCGTCCACCACCTGGCCTTCTCGACGCCCACCTACGAATCGCTGCTCAAGTGGAAGCGCCGCCTCCAGGACCTGGGACTCCCCGTCTCCGGCCCGATGCCGCGCGGCTACTTCAACTCGCTCTACTTCCGTGACCCGGATGGTCAGGTCCTCGAGATCGCCACCGCGGGCCCGGGCTACGACATCGACGAACCCATCGCCGAGTTGGGCCAGCATGTGCTCGGCCAACAGCCGCACCAGCTGCCCGGCACGCGCGATGAAGCGATGATCGCCCGCACCACGCATCCGGAGCCGGTGCCGACCATCACGCCCGACATGGCCCTCACCGGCCTGCACCACATCACGGGCATGACGGACGACATCCAGCGCACCAGCGACTTCTATGAAGAAGCGCTCGGCCTGCGCTTGGTGAAGAAGACCATCAATCAGGATGACCCGGACACGCCGCATTGGTTCTGGGCCAACTACGATGGCAGCCGCGTGCTGCCCGGCAGCTCGTGGACACTGTTTGGCTGGAACCCGCGTTCACCGCATGCACGCAATGGCATCGGCCAGACGCATCACGTCGCCTTCCGCGCCAAGGACGACGAGCAGCAACTCGCCTGGCGCGAACATCTCATGACAATCGGGCTGCAGGTCTCGCCCGTGATGGATAGACAGTACTTCAAGAGCATCTACTTCCAAGCACCCGACGGTCAGCTGCTGGAAATCGCGACGGATGGTCCAGGCTTCGCAGTAGATGAACCGAAGGGCGCGCTGGGAGAGGAACTCAAGCTCCCGGCTTGGCTCGAAGCGGAGCGCGAAGAAATCGCCGCCGCACTCGGCCCGCTCAAGTAA